In one window of Gadus chalcogrammus isolate NIFS_2021 chromosome 12, NIFS_Gcha_1.0, whole genome shotgun sequence DNA:
- the tmem259 gene encoding membralin produces MSENQGPGNNVPLNNNRLRNPNINQNPLINVRDRLFHALFFKMAVTYARLFPPSFRRVFEFFVLLKALFVLFILAYIHIVFSRSPIRCLEAVREEWPRDGVLRVEIQRNSTRAPVLLMGRGQEEEPGTGGGVFTLQPGGEEEEEEEMTLEMFDNSSVKFQLDIEPRLKPTLSGGGGANGSQDLSFSQAPAKVWPQEEYIVEYSLEYGFLRLSQNTRQRLSIPVMVVTLDPMKDQCFGDSFSRFLLDEFLGYDDILMSSVKALAENEENKGFLRNVVSGEHYRFVSMWMARTSYLAAFLIMVIFTLSVSMLLRYSHHQIFVFIVDLLQMLEMNMTIAFPAAPLLTVILALVGMEAIMSEFFNDTTTAFYIILIVWLADQYDAICCHTNTSKRHWLR; encoded by the exons ATGTCTGAGAACCAAGGCCCCGGGAACAACGTTCCTCTGAACAACAACCGGCTGAGGAACCCCAACATCAACCAGAACCCTCTCATCAACGTCCGAGACCGCCTCTTCCACGCGCTGTTCTTCAAGATGGCGGTGACCTACGCGCGGCTGTTCCCGCCCTCCTTCAGGAGGGTGTTTGAGTTCTTCGTCCTGCTGAAG GCTCTCTTTGTGCTCTTCATCCTGGCCTACATCCACATCGTCTTCTCCCGCTCACCCATCCGCTGCCTGGAGGCGGTGCGGGAGGAGTGGCCCCGCGACGGCGTCCTGCGGGTGGAGATCCAGAGGAACTCCACCCGGGCCCCCGTGCTGCTGatggggcggggccaggaggaggagccgggcacAGGGGGCGGAGTCTTCACACTGCAGCCgggcggcgaggaggaggaggaggaggagatgactcTGGAGATGTTTGACAACAGCTCGGTGAAG ttcCAGCTGGACATCGAACCCCGACTGAAGCCCACGCTgagcggagggggcggggctaacggCAGCCAGGACCTGTCATTCAGCCAGGCTCCTGCTAAAG tctggcCCCAGGAGGAGTACATCGTGGAGTATTCTCTGGAGTACGGGTTCCTGCGTCTGTCCCAGAACACCAGACAGAGACTCAGCATCCCGGTGATGGTGGTGACGCTCG ACCCCATGAAGGATCAGTGTTTTGGGGACAGCTTCAGTCGGTTTCTTCTGGATGAGTTCCTGGGATACGACGACATCCTGATGTCCAGTGTCAAGGCCCTGGCAGAGAACGAGGAGAACAAAG GGTTCCTGAGGAACGTGGTTTCCGGGGAACACTACAGATTCGTCAGCATGTGGATGGCCCGGACCTCCTACCTAGCAGCCTTCCTCATCATGGTCATCTTT ACCTTGTCCGTCTCCATGCTGCTGAGATATTCCCACCATCAAATCTTCGTGTTCATAG tgGACCTGCTCCAGATGTTGGAGATGAACATGACCATCGCCTTCCCCGCGGCTCCTCTGCTCACCGTCATCCTGGCCCTCGTTG GCATGGAGGCCATCATGTCGGAGTTCTTCAATGACACGACCACAGCTTTCTACATCATCCTCATCGTGTGGTTGGCCGATCAGTACGACGCCATCTGCTGCCATACCAACACCAGCAAACGACATTGGCTGAGGTAA